In Streptacidiphilus sp. P02-A3a, the DNA window TAGTGGCAACTGTACGACGTCCGCTGGCCGTTCCAGGTGATCTGGAGGTGCTTCGCGAGGTCCTTGCTCGCCGAGCTCGGCTGGCCTATCGGGAGAGCAGAGCGCTTCGAGTTCATCGACAGGGCCAGGGCTTCTAGCAGGATGGTCTTCCCGGTGCCGTTGGCGCCCACGAGCACGGTGATCCCCTCGTGGAAGTTGATTCCCTGGCGTAACGCTTCGGCGACCGGCAGGGTCCCGAGTTCCTGGTAGGAGGGTGGCAGTTCGACTGCCTGAAGAATGGCGTTGGTCGTCACGGACGAGGTGGCCGGGGTATAGCCCTGGCGCGCTAGCCCCTGTCTGGCGATCCAGCGGATGGACTCCGCAGGATCGTCACAAAGGGAGCTGAGGACGGCGTGTGCGACCCCGTCGTCGGTCCAGCCCTCGGCGAGGAACTCCGCAGCAATCGCCCGGACCAATACCTCACTGTCGCAGGACAGAGCAATCAGGCAGTCGCGGACCACTGGATCATCCGCCCACCCTTGAACCAGGGCCTGCATCACCACATGCCTGACTCCGGCATCCTCGTGCTGGACGAGCCGGGCCAGCGCGTCCCGTGCGGCGTGGTCGCCCGCCCAGCCGTGTACCAGCCCCAGCGCCGCCATCTGCCGGACGCGGTGCTCGGGGTCACCGGCCAGCGCCGCGACTGCGTCCCGGGCCTCGGGGTTCCCGGCCCAGGCTGCGGCCAGGCCCCAGGCCGCGCTGCATCGGATGGCAGGCTGGTCGTCATGGACGAGTCGCAGAAGGGTATCGCGAGTGCTCGGGTGGTGGGCCCAGCTCACCAGTACGGTTCGCAGGGCGGCGTTGCGGGCGAGCGGGTCGCTCAGGCGGGTGGCTGCCACCAGGATCGCTAGTTCGTCGTCGGGGGCCAGCGGTGCGTTGTCTACGAGGGCGCGCCGCAGCTCACTAATCTTCTGCTCTTCGGCATCGTTGTACTCCTGGACCTGGCCGAGGGCGGTCGCGATGTCCGCGAGCGCGGGCTCCGCGTGAAGGCCGGGGGAAAGGACGCTCCGAGGCGGCAGCAGTGGGAGGTCGGGCAGCGACCGCAGGTGCCCTACGTCGGCGTGCGCGGCTAGCCGCCGCAGGTTGCCCTGCGCCTGGTCCCACAGCAGCTCCAGCGCCCGCCGCCGATAGTCGACCCGGCCGTACTCTGCCTCCGCCACCGCCTTGTACTCGACCGCCTCAGTGCGCTGCCGCTCGGCCAGCGAGCGCGGAACTGTCCTCCCGGCGGTGCGTGGTGCGCCGAACAGGTCGAGGTCGAGCTCGGTGATGATGTCCCGCAGCGCCTCGATGATCTGCAGCAGCGTGCCCATCAGTGCCTGGGTGTCGCTCAGCTCCCGGCGAAGGCGGTCCCCAGTGCGATGCGCCCGTTCGAGGTCGAGCTGCGCCTGGAGCGTGGCGATGGCCGCCGCCGTGGTAGGCGGCTCCGGTTGCAGCCGTGGCTGCGGCAAGGCAGCTGAGCGGGCCCGCAGCCGCCGGGCCTTCGTCAGCAGCTCCGTCGCCTCCCGGCACAGCGTCTGGTGGCGCTGCGAAGACAGGCCGGCGGCGGCGCTGGTGATCTCCAGGAACACCCCGAGGAACCGGATGGACGGCAGCACGGCACCGCTTTTGAACAGGCGGTCGAGGTGCGACTTGGAGAAGCTCATCCCGTCCACTGGCTCGACCGGCCCGCCTGCCCCCGCCGCGATCCGCGCCTGCTCTCGGTCGGCTCGCTGCTGGAAGGCACGGGCGATCTCACGTGCGCTGAGGCCCGCCTCCTGAGCCTGGGTCCGGAGGAATTCGCCGAGTGTAAGCGCTGCATCGGTGCCGTCTCCCTTTGATGCGCTCATCGCTGGCTTTCCTCGATCTCTGCCCCAGGGGCACCTCAGGCTCGTCTCTGGGGCAGGCCCAGGGACACCTGCCATCCTCCCAGGTCGGGCCCTCGGCCAGCTGGCGAATGCCCCGAGTGGTCCCGGGCTGTCCCAGCCCGTCCCAGCGCAGGTTGGGGGCACCGCCCGCGCCGAGCACGCTGGCTGCGCGGTCGAGACGACCGTGAGGCGTTCCGAGCTGTGGAGGCGTACTGCGATGGCGAAAGAGGTCAACAAGGCAGTCCAGGCGATCGGCGAGGTATGCACCAGCCATCTGGGCGGCATTCCGGAGCTGCTGGTGGCTGCAGTGCCGGATTTCCTCGGCGGACTCGCGGTGGCGCTGGTCACCGCGCTGGGCGCCTGGGGCCTGCGCCGACAACGACGCGCGCTGATCCGACAAGATCCGAGGGGCGAGGACCTACGTGCTGTGCATGCTGGAGCCCTTGCGGAAGGCGGTGGTACGCCGGAACGTGTTCGCCCGGCCCGCGAAGCAGTGGCCCGACCCTCAGGCGAGGCTGAGGGGGGCCAACAACAAAGCGAGAGTGAGGATCACCAGGGCACATCCAGGGCACACGATAGCGAAAAGTGCCTCCGAACAGCGAAAACCATGAAAGATGGTTTTCGCAGCTCAGAGGCACTTTCGGTGCGTTTCCGCAGGTCAGCGCATCGCCCACGCGAATAGCTCCACGAGTGGCAGGACTTCGCCTCCCGCCTCCACGACGCCGGCCACCAGCTCTACTGCCTCATGTGGCCCTGACCTGCGGGTTAGTCGTCTCCTCGGGGTGAGGTACGGAGTCAGCCAGAGGCCTGTCGGCTGTCCCCCCAGGGCACTTTGAGTGCACACCGCAAGGGATTCGGCCCCCGATTCCGTCCTGCTCAGCACCCGGACAAAAGCAGCTTGGCATCCCGTAATACGCGTCATACACTGAAGTCATGGCGAAGACCAGGATCAGCATCAGCCTCGACGCAGCGCACGCCGAACAGATCAGAGCGCACGCCGACCGCGCCGGGATGGACGTCTCGGCCTACCTCGTCAATGCCGCGACCCGGCAGATGGCCGAGACCGATGCACTGGAGGATCAGTTCACCTCCATCGATGCAGTGATCGCCGCAGCAGAAGCCGAAGCATCGGAGTTGCCCGAGCTGCCCCACGTTGCCGAGGACGACCTCACCGAACAGGAGCGACGTGAGGTCGAGGAGGCCATGGAGCTCGTCTACGGCTCCGACCGGCCCGCTCAGCCGCGAGGGCGGCAGCAGCACCCCGGCCACGCGGCGTGAACGCCCGCGTCCCCGTCTACGACACCGGCATGCTGATCGCGCTCGCCGATCGCAAGGCCAAGGCAGTCCGCCTGCACGAAGGCATGAAGGCGACCCCGCACCGTGCAATCGTGCCGGGACCAGTCCTGGGACAGGTCTGGCGCCCCACCCCAAGTACCCTCCACGCACTGGCAACTGCCCTACGGGACTGCACCATCCCGCACGCGCGCAGCTCACCCGGCGCCCTGCGCCCGACAGCCGCCGGACAATCCGTATGCCTGCTCTGCAGCACACCCCCGGACCTGGCCGAGTGGCATCGCATCGGCGGAGCCCTGGGCACCGCCGATCTGCCGCCCAAGAAGCGCCCGGATGTCGTGGACGCCCTGGTCGCCATCACAGCAATCCGTCACGGCAGCGCAGTCGTCTTCACCAGCGACCCTGACGACATCAGCGCCTACCTGTCGGCGCTCAACGCTCAGGACGTACGCCTCGTCGCCGTCTGACGACCAGCCAGTGCGTTCACGGCAGGGCACATGAGCGCAGAGCGCCGCCGACCAGCGAAATCGATGCAAGGTCGTTTTCGCTGATCGGCCGCGCTCTCACCGCATCGTCACAGGTCAGCCCCGGTGCCCGCGCGAACAGCTCCACGAGTGGCAGGGGTCGAGATCGCTTGCCGGCTCCGTCCCCTACGCACGCTAGGGGCAGCCGGTTTACACCAATCCTCATAGCCGGTGGACGCGGTAGGAGGGCTCGGGCAGACCGAAGGCCAAACCGTTCTCGTCCAGCGCGTTGTGGACCGTGATCCTCCGGTCACCGAGGATGAAGCTGACCGCCACCATGCCACCGGCGGCGTCTGGACCGAGCCATTCGAGGAACTCGACTCCCGTCACCGTCCGACCGCGCAGTGCGGTGAGAGCCGGCACCGCGTCGTCTCGCCAAGCGAGCCGAAATTCCGGATCCGTTCCGGGCCAACTGACCGGGGCACGCACGTCGACCCCGTCCCACGTGATCGACAGATCGTCCAGCTTGCGGTGATGGATCTGGACCTGCGGCCCGTCGAAGTCGAGCACAACGGGACAATCGGCAAACCACGCATCGTCCTCCAGGTCCCAGACCAGCCAGGACGAAGTCAGCGTTCGGCCGACCAGCGTACGAAGACCACCAGCGTGCGCGGAGCTGATGTCGGCAATACCGCTGAGCCACTGCGGCCGGTAACCGGGAAGCCCGAAGTCGAACATGCGCACATCCTGACAGCCTCTATCGAGCTTCCCCGGGCGACCGCACTCAGGAATGCTCCGCGGCATGGACCGCTACGAACAGAACATGAGGCCTTCGACTTCCTCATGTCGCTCGGCCCAGTCTTCGACCTGCGGTTCACCGACGACAGCACCTTCCCCGTTCAGGTGGTTGAACCCTGTGACGTCAATCGGCTGGCCCTCACCGAAGTAGAGCCAGCGTGAAGCGCCACCGGCGGGAGAGCACTGCGTGCACATCGCCTGCACATGGGAACGGAAAACGACCATGAACAGTGCAAGGTGCTGAACACTGAAATCCCAGGTCAGCGCCCGTTTGAGCGGATCACCCCAGGTCAGCGACCTGGGGTGATCATTTGCTCCACGAGTGGCAGGACTTCGCCTCCCGCCCCCACGGCGCCGGCCACCAGCTCTACTGCCTGACGTGGCCCTGACCTGCTGGTTTGGAGCCTCTTCAGGGGACTGTTCGAGCTGGCGCGAGAGCCTGTCAGATGACCCGCAAGGCGCCTTGAGGTCACGACAGCCGAGTTTCAGCCGCCTGGCTCGTTCTGCTCGGCCCTTGGCGGAAGCTCTCAATGTCCCGGGACGCGGGTCTGTGGGGCCTCCCGTTTCACCATTGGTGAAGGCGCGATCGGGTCAGACGCCCATCACCGTGATCGCCTGGCTGCCGTGGATCTGATCCAGGTAGGCCTGGATGTCGTCCTGGTCCGAGGTGGCGACGATCGTCGCATCGATCTCTACGGCCGTGAGCGCGACCAGGCCATCCACTGGATCAGGCTTCTTCTTCGGATTGAGATCCGCCCTGCCGATCAGTTCACCCACCCTGCGCCACTCCGCCTCGGTGTAACAACACACCACCGCGCAGTCCTTGAGGGCCCGCGCCAGGTAAGCAGTGCGGGCACCTCCGCGCCACGCCTGAGCGACCACGGGGGCAGGAACGACCGGGCGCCCGGTCAGGCAGTACTCCGCGTGCAGCACTCGGGCTCGCCGGTCACCAGGCTCCGCGAGCGCGATCAGCATCCCCGCGTCGTACACCACGTCACCGAGCGAATCAGCATCAGGACACGTCGGGCAGCCCCGATTCACGCCGCGTTCCGACGGGAACGAGTGGCTGCCGCCCGGGATCGAGCTGCCGCAACCTGCTCCCGGATCCGAGCGGACTCCTCGTCTGCGGGTGCGTCGCCCGCAGACGACCAGTCCAAGGACTCCGCCTCGGCCTCAGCGGCGGCGATGGCCGCGTCGATATCCGCGAAGGACGCGGCGATGCGCTCCCGGCGGACGGCTTCGGTGAGTGCGGCCGCAACCACGAAGGCAGATACATCCTGACCGCCTTCCTCTGCGGCCAGCCTGATGCGTTCGGCCTGATCGAGATCCAGGCTGATGGAGATCCTCGTCTTCGCCATGGCAAAATCGTAACACGCCGTAATACGACAGCTGAGGTGACCCCAGCCCAGGCGGCCACGTCGGCGAAGCGCCTGATCACCCAGGGCACTTCCAGTGCATCGACGCGCGAGAAGTACCGCCGACCCGCGAAGACCACGAAAGGCCGTTCTCGCTGATCAGCGGCACTTCAGCAGAATCGCCCCAGGTCAGCGCGGTGCCAGCGCAAATACCACCACGAGTGGCAGGACTTCGCCTCCCGCCCGCACGACGCCGACCACCAGCTCTACCGCCTGATGTAGCCCTGAGCCGAAGGAAGGTCAGCGGACGTACTGCTTGAGGATCTCGGTCTCCAGGGTGATCCCCAGTCCGGGGATCACGACGTTCGCCCCAAACACATCGGACCGGATGCTGCGGTACTTCCCGCCCTCGGGCTCGGTGTGCACCATCGTCTCGCAGGTGTCCCGGTCGATCAGCAGGTACACCGGAATGCCCGCCTCGGCATAGGCCGCCGGCTTCTCGACGCGGTCGCGTCGGTCCGTGTCGGGATCATAGGACGTGACC includes these proteins:
- a CDS encoding HEAT repeat domain-containing protein, with amino-acid sequence MSASKGDGTDAALTLGEFLRTQAQEAGLSAREIARAFQQRADREQARIAAGAGGPVEPVDGMSFSKSHLDRLFKSGAVLPSIRFLGVFLEITSAAAGLSSQRHQTLCREATELLTKARRLRARSAALPQPRLQPEPPTTAAAIATLQAQLDLERAHRTGDRLRRELSDTQALMGTLLQIIEALRDIITELDLDLFGAPRTAGRTVPRSLAERQRTEAVEYKAVAEAEYGRVDYRRRALELLWDQAQGNLRRLAAHADVGHLRSLPDLPLLPPRSVLSPGLHAEPALADIATALGQVQEYNDAEEQKISELRRALVDNAPLAPDDELAILVAATRLSDPLARNAALRTVLVSWAHHPSTRDTLLRLVHDDQPAIRCSAAWGLAAAWAGNPEARDAVAALAGDPEHRVRQMAALGLVHGWAGDHAARDALARLVQHEDAGVRHVVMQALVQGWADDPVVRDCLIALSCDSEVLVRAIAAEFLAEGWTDDGVAHAVLSSLCDDPAESIRWIARQGLARQGYTPATSSVTTNAILQAVELPPSYQELGTLPVAEALRQGINFHEGITVLVGANGTGKTILLEALALSMNSKRSALPIGQPSSASKDLAKHLQITWNGQRTSYSCHYLTDRTVPARDRYASRLKQWQFYLRSLVQSDGAPNRIIFIDEPGFLDSMAEREIFDALSELADQGFQLIVTSARAHTTALSVARVIEIDRSAHRPVAFDPAKLPDGPALLM
- a CDS encoding ribbon-helix-helix protein, CopG family — protein: MAKTRISISLDLDQAERIRLAAEEGGQDVSAFVVAAALTEAVRRERIAASFADIDAAIAAAEAEAESLDWSSAGDAPADEESARIREQVAAARSRAAATRSRRNAA